Within the Bacillus pumilus genome, the region TCTTTTTCTAAAAGCCTCATCGCCTCTCTCACCGGTGATCGGCTTACACCAAATTGTTTGGCAAGCTGTGTCTCATTGATGCGTTCCCCTGGCTGAAACTGTCCATCAAAAATCATCTGCTTTAACTGTTCATAAAATTGCATATGGTATGGTGCTGGTCTTTCCATCTCGAATGAATTCATTCTGTCATTCCCTCATTTACACATCATCTTTTGTCTCATGTTATCCAAGTTTTTCCCTCTAGGCAAGCCTGTCTTGGAAAAGTCAATATCGTACAATTCAAGAGAAAAAGGGTGTTCAGTGAAAACGAGTGTATATATTTATGGCGTTCCTATTATTACGATGGTCATTTCAATGATCGTTCTTCATGAAAGATTGACCCTCATGTCAGCACTCGGTACGGTACTGACCTTAGGCGGGCTAGTGCTTTCGGATAAAAAAAGTGCGAGGAGGAAGAAGGAGAAACCCTCGATGCCTTTCCAGAATAAACAGGCGCTTTGATCAAAAAAGTGCCTTTATCCATTGAAAGAACATGCACTCTCTAGTAAACTCAAATAAACGGTCGACCGTCGACCGATAATAAAGGGGGAGAAATGAATGAAGCATGTTTCAATTGCGGCGATACCAGGTGACGGGGTTGGAAAGGAAGTTGTACCTGAAGCGATACGAGTTTTGGAAGCGGTGTCAGAAGTGCATGGCGGTCTGTCATTTACTTTTCAGGATTTTCCTTGGAGCTGTGAATATTATTTAGAGCATGGCGAGATGATGCCAAAGGATGGATTGGATCAATTGAAAGCCTTTGACAGCATTTTCTTAGGGGCTGTCGGAGATGCCAATTTAGTGCCAGATCACGTATCGCTTTGGGGATTGCTTATTAAAATTAGGCGTGAATTTGAACAGGTGATTAACGTCAGACCTGCAAAACAGCTGAACGGAATACGCTCACCGCTTTCGCAGCCAAAGGATTTCGACCTTCTAGTTGTCAGAGAAAACGGTGAAGGTGAATATAGTGAAATTGGGGGACGTATTTATCAAGGAGAAGATCAGCTTGCTGTTCAAAATGCGGTGTTCTCAAGAAAAGGGACAGAGCGTGCCATGCGTTTTGCCTTTCAATTAGCAGAAAAAAGACGAAAGCATGTGACGAGTGCAACCAAATCGAATGGGATCGTTCATACCATGCCTTTTTGGGATGAAGTGTTTCAAGACGTAGCAAAGGATTATCCAGAAGTGACCGCAGATTCACAGCACATTGATGCACTCTCAGCCTTCTTTGTCACGAGACCTGAGAAATTTGATGTCATTGTGGCCAGTAATTTGTTTGGTGATATTTTGACGGATCTTGGGGCAGCCATTATGGGGAGTATTGGTGTAGCGCCTGCCGCCAACATCAATGTGAATGGCAAATACCCATCCATGTTTGAGCCTGTACACGGATCAGCTCCAGACATTGCGGGAAAAGGAATTGCTAACCCGATCGGCCAAATCTGGACGGCTAAACTCATGCTGGATCATTTCGGAGAGGAAGAACTGGGCACTCATCTGCTCGAAACCATCGAATCAGTTACAGCAGACGGCTTTTTAACAGCAGACATCGGCGGCGCC harbors:
- a CDS encoding tartrate dehydrogenase, translated to MKHVSIAAIPGDGVGKEVVPEAIRVLEAVSEVHGGLSFTFQDFPWSCEYYLEHGEMMPKDGLDQLKAFDSIFLGAVGDANLVPDHVSLWGLLIKIRREFEQVINVRPAKQLNGIRSPLSQPKDFDLLVVRENGEGEYSEIGGRIYQGEDQLAVQNAVFSRKGTERAMRFAFQLAEKRRKHVTSATKSNGIVHTMPFWDEVFQDVAKDYPEVTADSQHIDALSAFFVTRPEKFDVIVASNLFGDILTDLGAAIMGSIGVAPAANINVNGKYPSMFEPVHGSAPDIAGKGIANPIGQIWTAKLMLDHFGEEELGTHLLETIESVTADGFLTADIGGAYQTQEVTNEIIKRLKK
- a CDS encoding EamA family transporter, with the translated sequence MKTSVYIYGVPIITMVISMIVLHERLTLMSALGTVLTLGGLVLSDKKSARRKKEKPSMPFQNKQAL